One stretch of Zingiber officinale cultivar Zhangliang chromosome 6B, Zo_v1.1, whole genome shotgun sequence DNA includes these proteins:
- the LOC121993114 gene encoding uncharacterized protein At1g32220, chloroplastic-like isoform X1 — MSSMYGSIESNSPPSSIKILVLGGNGFVGSHVCKEALAQGFSVASLSRSGRPSIKELWADEVEWYKGNLLEPESLKDAMRDATSVISCVGGFGSPSYMCTLNGTANVNAVQAAAENGVKRFVYISAASFGVIDYCIQGYYDGQRATEAEIKKRFADAEYSSSECEWLHLELKAHDSLLATLENAFARVILRPGYIYGTRPSGL, encoded by the exons ATGAGCTCCAT GTATGGGTCAATTGAGTCAAATTCACCACCATCATCAATCAAG ATACTTGTATTAGGTGGCAATGGATTTGTGGGCTCACATGTTTGCAAAGAAGCTTTGGCACAAGGATTTTCTGTAGCTAGTCTCAGCAG GTCTGGGAGGCCATCAATAAAAGAACTTTGGGCCGATGAAGTGGAGTGGTACAAAG GGAATCTTCTTGAACCTGAATCTTTGAAGGATGCTATGAGGGATGCAACTTCTGTG ATATCTTGTGTTGGAGGCTTTGGATCCCCTTCCTACATGTGCACGCTCAATGGGACTGCAAACGTCAATGCTGTGCAAGCTGCTGCAGAAAATG GTGTAAAAAGATTTGTATACATATCAGCTGCTTCTTTTGGTGTAATTGACTATTGTATACAAGGTTATTACGATGGACAG AGAGCTACTGAAGCAGAAATCAAGAAAAGATTTGCTGATGCAG AATATAGTTCTTCCGAATGTGAATGGTTGCATCTTGAATTGAAAGCACATGATTCTCTGCTTGCTACTCTTGAAAATGCTTTTGCACGAGTAATTCTCAGGCCAGGTTACATATATGGAACACGCCCATCGGGCCTTTGA
- the LOC121993104 gene encoding cytochrome P450 97B2, chloroplastic-like, producing the protein MDATALGHLPTLIHGGFQRLLSFSATHSPHSIPSFDSRFAKCSSGIRCQSSSMEKSKTSKKNLLDNASNLLTNLLSGGRLGSLPTAEGAVSDLFGRPLFFSLYDWFLEHGSVYKLAFGPKSFVVVSDPIVARHVLRENAFSYDKGVLAEILEPIMGKGLIPADLGTWKQRRKVIAPGFHSLFLEAMVKVFTDCSERSISKFEKLLESENSEIEEIQLDLEAEFSNLALDIIGLGIFNYDFGSVTKESPVIKAVYGTLFEAEHRSTFYIPYWNLPFVRWIVPRQIKFHNDLKIINDCLDGLIKNAKETRQEDDVEKLQQRDYSSLKDVSLLRFLVDMRGVDVDDRQLRDDLMTMLIAGHETTAAVLTWSVFLLAQNPSKMKKAQMEVDSVLGGKKITLECLKKMEYLRLIIVEALRLYPQPPLLIRRALKEDKLPGGYMGNEDGYSIPAGTDIFISVYNLHRSPYFWDKPDEFEPERFLTPKANEGIAGWAGYDPSRSPGAMYPNEITSDFAFIPFGGGPRKCVGDQFALLESTVALALLLQKFDVQLRGSPDEVQLITGATIHTKSGLWCKLRRRASVGAKQNQLVEA; encoded by the exons ATGGACGCTACGGCTCTCGGGCATCTCCCGACTCTGATCCATGGCGGATTCCAGcgtcttctctccttctctgctACCCATTCTCCCCACTCCATTCCCTCCTTCGATTCCCGGTTCGCCAAATGTTCCTCTGGCATTCG ATGCCAATCAAGTAGTATGGAGAAATCAAAGACGTCAAAGAAAAATCTGCTTGACAATGCAAGCAACCTTCTTACTAATTTGCTAAGTGGGGGTCGCCTTGGATCGTTGCCCACCGCTGAAGGTGCTGTCTCGGATTTGTTTGGTCGGCCACTTTTTTTTTCGCTCTATGATTGGTTTCTCGAG CATGGTTCAGTTTACAAGTTAGCCTTTGGGCCTAAATCATTTGTTGTTGTATCCGATCCCATTGTGGCAAGACATGTCCTTCGGGAAAATGCATTTTCTTATGATAAG GGAGTTCTCGCCGAAATATTAGAACCAATAATGGGAAAAGGGCTCATACCTGCGGATCTTGGCACTTGGAAACAGAGGAGAAAAG TTATTGCACCTGGATTTCATTCTTTATTCCTCGAAGCTATGGTAAAAGTTTTCACGGATTGTTCTGAGCGAAGCATATCGAAGTTTGAGAAACTCCTTGAAAGTGAGAATTCTGAAATAGAAGAAATTCAGTTGGATCTTGAGGctgaattttcaaatttagcaCTTGACATAATTGGGCTGGGGATATTCAACTATGATTTTGGTTCTGTCACTAAAGAATCTCCTGTTATCAAG GCTGTTTATGGAACTCTATTTGAGGCTGAACACCGATCAACCTTCTACATTCCTTACTGGAATCTCCCTTTTGTGAGATGGATAGTTCCTCGGCAGATTAAGTTCCACAATGACCTGAAGATTATAAATGACTGCCTTGATGGGCTTATAAAAAATGCCAAGGAGACAAGACAG GAAGATGATGTTGAGAAACTTCAGCAAAGAGATTACTCATCTCTCAAG GACGTCAGTTTGCTGCGCTTTCTCGTTGATATGCGCGGTGTCGATGTTGATGATCGCCAG CTAAGGGATGATCTCATGACAATGCTTATTGCGGGACATGAAACAACTGCTGCTGTTCTTACATGGTCAGTGTTTCTACTTGCTCAG AACCCATCAAAGATGAAAAAGGCCCAGATGGAGGTAGATTCTGTTCTCGGTGGAAAGAAAATAACCCTTGAATGTCTAAAAAAAATGGA ATACCTGCGTCTTATCATTGTTGAAGCTCTTCGTTTGTATCCTCAGCCTCCATTACTTATTAGACGAGCTCTCAAAGAAGATAAACTTCCTG GAGGTTATATGGGTAATGAAGATGGATATTCAATTCCTGCAGGGACCGATATTTTTATTTCT GTATACAATCTCCACAGATCACCATATTTCTGGGACAAGCCAGATGAGTTTGAGCCAGAAAGATTTTTAACTCCAAAAGCAAATGAAGGCATTGCCGGATGGGCAGGCTACGATCCAAGTCGCAGCCCTGGAGCGATGTACCCAAACGAG ATAACTTCTGATTTCGCCTTCATACCATTCGGTGGAGGGCCGCGTAAGTGTGTCGGCGATCAGTTTGCACTATTGGAATCGACTGTTGCTTTGGCTTTGTTGCTTCAAAAGTTCGATGTCCAACTGAGGGGGTCACCTGATGAAGTACAGTTAATCACCGGCGCAACTATACATACAAAAAGTGGCCTCTGGTGCAAACTGAGGAGGAGGGCTTCAGTAGGAGCTAAGCAAAACCAACTTGTCGAAGCATAA
- the LOC121993114 gene encoding uncharacterized protein At1g32220, chloroplastic-like isoform X2: MSSMYGSIESNSPPSSIKILVLGGNGFVGSHVCKEALAQGFSVASLSRSGRPSIKELWADEVEWYKGNLLEPESLKDAMRDATSVISCVGGFGSPSYMCTLNGTANVNAVQAAAENGVKRFVYISAASFGVIDYCIQGYYDGQRATEAEIKKRFADAGQVTYMEHAHRAFEDTVRANVDAF, encoded by the exons ATGAGCTCCAT GTATGGGTCAATTGAGTCAAATTCACCACCATCATCAATCAAG ATACTTGTATTAGGTGGCAATGGATTTGTGGGCTCACATGTTTGCAAAGAAGCTTTGGCACAAGGATTTTCTGTAGCTAGTCTCAGCAG GTCTGGGAGGCCATCAATAAAAGAACTTTGGGCCGATGAAGTGGAGTGGTACAAAG GGAATCTTCTTGAACCTGAATCTTTGAAGGATGCTATGAGGGATGCAACTTCTGTG ATATCTTGTGTTGGAGGCTTTGGATCCCCTTCCTACATGTGCACGCTCAATGGGACTGCAAACGTCAATGCTGTGCAAGCTGCTGCAGAAAATG GTGTAAAAAGATTTGTATACATATCAGCTGCTTCTTTTGGTGTAATTGACTATTGTATACAAGGTTATTACGATGGACAG AGAGCTACTGAAGCAGAAATCAAGAAAAGATTTGCTGATGCAG GCCAGGTTACATATATGGAACACGCCCATCGGGCCTTTGAAGATACCGTTCGGGCGAATGTGGACGCCTTTTGA